The DNA region AAAACTTGAATTTTAGCACAAAAAACTTATTAGGAAAAATAGAAAAAAAATTCCCATCTGAGTTTCCAATGCTCCCTGTCTTTGTAAGACCAATTAAAAAAACAGTAAAAGAAAAAGATTGGTTTATTGAGAGCATTGACATCAGGAATATTAATAATTGGGAGATTAACGGAATTTGTTCTGATAATACTTAAATCTAAATACCTATGCGTTAATATAAGGAGGAAATAATGATGGAAGTAAAAAATTTGGATTTTACTCATTACTTAAGAAAAACGTTAGAAATGATGGATGATCCAGGGCTACTCCTTTTATCTGGCAATGCAAATGAATCTAATGTTATGACGATTGGATGGGGCACAATAGGGATTATCTGGGGTAAACCTATATTTTGTGTGTTAGTCAGGCCTTCTCGCTATACAAATAGTTTCATTAAAAAATACAATGAATTCACAGTGAATGTGCCTTTCCCCGGAATGGAAAAGACAGTTTTATATTGCGGTATCGTATCGGGAAGAAATTACAACAAATTTAAGGAAAAGAATATCACTTTATCGCCAGGAAAGAAAGTAAAATGCCAGACTATTAAAGAATGTAATATTGTTTATGAATGCCGAGTAATTCATAAAAACAGCATTGTGCCAGTCGAGCTAACACCCGAGATGTCGCCTAAATATTATCCAAAAGGAGATTATCATACAGTCTATTTTGGAGAAATTTTAGCAGTTTACGAACAATCCTAAAAATTCTTATTGCAAAAACTATTTATGAGACACTAAAGAAACAAGCAATTCAATTGCTTCTTTTGGAGAATCTGCAAATAAAATATCCACATTCCTCCTTTCATCAAGATATTTGCCTTCAAAAAGTATTTTCTCAATACTGTCTGCAGCACCCCCACTTCCTCTAATAATCACGATGGGTTTTTTATTCATATAAGCCGCGGAAAGTTCTTTTAATGTTCCATTCTTTCCGCCAATCATAACTATGCAATCCACTGTCTGGGTCATAAGTTCAGAGCGCATGCCTATTCCAAGTCCTGTTGTAATGGGCATATCAATATATTCATTTGCTTCTTTTTTGTCCAGGGAAGGCAAAATGCCAACAGTAATTCCGCCAGCATCTTTTGCTCCTTTGCTTGATGCTTCCATTACGCCGTCTCTTCCACCTGAAAAAAGTATCCATCCTTGTTTAGCTGTAAGATAGCCAATCCTATAAGCTATCTCAGATATATCGCGAGGTAGTGGATCCCATGGCCTCTCAGATTGCCCGATAACACCCAATCTAATTATCTCTTTATTCATCTCAAATATCCAACTCATACTTTAGGCAACATACAAGCTTTCCGCAGCTGCCAGTAATCTTAGCAGGGTTTGGAGGAAGGTTTTGCATTTTTGCATAAATGAGCTCGACACTTTCCAATTCATCAAGGAATGCAGTGCAACATAGCGGAAACCCACATGGCCCGCAGCCACCTAAAAAACGCATCGCATCACGGGCACCTACCTGCCACAATTGAATCTTCCGATTAAATGTTTTAACGAGTGCTTTAACAAGTTCTCTAAAATCTATGCGGGAGTCAGCTGTAAAATAAAATATATATTTCTTCTCGCCTTCATCCCAAACAGTTTGTACAAGGTGCATTGGGAGATTGTA from Caldisericota bacterium includes:
- a CDS encoding flavin reductase family protein, giving the protein MMEVKNLDFTHYLRKTLEMMDDPGLLLLSGNANESNVMTIGWGTIGIIWGKPIFCVLVRPSRYTNSFIKKYNEFTVNVPFPGMEKTVLYCGIVSGRNYNKFKEKNITLSPGKKVKCQTIKECNIVYECRVIHKNSIVPVELTPEMSPKYYPKGDYHTVYFGEILAVYEQS
- a CDS encoding TIGR00725 family protein, whose product is MNKEIIRLGVIGQSERPWDPLPRDISEIAYRIGYLTAKQGWILFSGGRDGVMEASSKGAKDAGGITVGILPSLDKKEANEYIDMPITTGLGIGMRSELMTQTVDCIVMIGGKNGTLKELSAAYMNKKPIVIIRGSGGAADSIEKILFEGKYLDERRNVDILFADSPKEAIELLVSLVSHK
- the ricT gene encoding regulatory iron-sulfur-containing complex subunit RicT is translated as MNLIEEEVKLIAVVLRKETRTYFLARPNFSVKLFDKVIVDLDGKLKHAVVKRTLVKMDKKRWDIIRAKGFTGKIIRIADEKDIAHLEKLEEKEQDAFRICKQKIKEYNLPMHLVQTVWDEGEKKYIFYFTADSRIDFRELVKALVKTFNRKIQLWQVGARDAMRFLGGCGPCGFPLCCTAFLDELESVELIYAKMQNLPPNPAKITGSCGKLVCCLKYELDI